In one Paraburkholderia megapolitana genomic region, the following are encoded:
- a CDS encoding carboxylesterase/lipase family protein: MTNKMSWRYVAAKVATGVLLLAALDASMSASASGPGAGSLTIVESGVLVGGAPDASGVVSYKGIPYAAPPVGPLRWRAPQPVQPWSGVRNAQQYGHTCWQGTAFGPVDNSQASEDCLTLNVWSAAKGPGERRPVMVWLHGGGFQFGTSGDPRWEGASLAKKGVVVVSINYRLGVFGFLARTDLDSEAPGQSSGMYGIEDMIAALRWVKANAVAFGGDPGNVTVFGESAGAHTVGILMASPITGGLFSKAIAESGAFWESPKGVMASHAAALQIGGQLGAASGGPQTLAALRAAPAAQLMADPTEPAYSPSIDGFVLPTDPETRFARGLQRDVPLLEGQNADEGTIFAATSGIPGNSAQDFIAAATTAFGASNIDRFLQLYPAASDAQAQQSQVLLTGDLVIASQTWQMANLHLKTLHAPVYSYYFSQTSAYNPLPIHVSEVPYVFGDLVPNGHGTPGASDVALSDAMSSYWTNFAKTGNPNGAGLPGWPTYTGAGGTVMGLATPLQQQAEVGTARFAFLNSFRTPGNLGFHF, from the coding sequence ATGACAAACAAGATGAGCTGGCGATATGTTGCCGCGAAGGTTGCAACGGGCGTGCTGCTGCTAGCCGCGCTCGATGCATCGATGTCGGCGTCGGCGTCGGGCCCCGGCGCGGGCAGCCTGACGATCGTCGAATCGGGCGTGCTCGTGGGCGGCGCGCCGGACGCGTCGGGTGTGGTGAGCTACAAAGGCATTCCGTACGCGGCGCCGCCGGTGGGTCCGCTGCGCTGGCGCGCACCGCAGCCGGTCCAGCCGTGGTCTGGCGTGCGCAATGCGCAGCAATACGGCCACACGTGCTGGCAGGGCACGGCGTTCGGACCGGTCGATAACAGTCAGGCAAGCGAGGATTGTCTGACGCTCAATGTCTGGAGCGCAGCGAAAGGACCGGGCGAACGACGGCCCGTGATGGTCTGGCTGCATGGTGGCGGCTTCCAGTTTGGCACCTCGGGCGACCCGCGTTGGGAAGGGGCCAGTCTCGCGAAAAAAGGCGTGGTAGTGGTGTCGATCAACTACCGGCTCGGTGTGTTCGGCTTTCTCGCGCGAACCGATCTCGACAGTGAAGCGCCCGGCCAATCGTCCGGGATGTACGGCATCGAGGACATGATCGCGGCGTTGCGGTGGGTCAAGGCGAACGCAGTGGCTTTCGGTGGCGATCCGGGCAACGTGACCGTATTCGGCGAATCGGCGGGCGCGCATACGGTCGGCATCCTGATGGCGTCGCCGATCACGGGCGGGTTGTTTTCCAAAGCGATCGCCGAGAGTGGTGCATTCTGGGAAAGTCCGAAAGGTGTGATGGCGAGCCACGCGGCGGCGTTGCAGATCGGTGGGCAACTCGGTGCGGCGTCGGGTGGTCCGCAGACACTCGCAGCGCTACGCGCGGCACCGGCCGCGCAATTGATGGCCGATCCGACCGAGCCCGCGTATAGCCCAAGCATCGATGGTTTCGTGCTGCCGACGGATCCCGAGACGCGCTTCGCGCGCGGACTGCAACGCGACGTGCCGTTGCTCGAAGGCCAGAACGCCGACGAAGGCACGATTTTCGCTGCGACGTCAGGCATCCCCGGCAATTCGGCGCAGGATTTCATCGCGGCTGCAACGACGGCATTCGGCGCATCGAACATCGATCGGTTTCTGCAGCTTTATCCCGCCGCGAGCGATGCGCAGGCGCAGCAGTCGCAGGTATTGCTCACCGGCGACCTGGTGATAGCGTCGCAAACCTGGCAGATGGCCAACCTGCATCTGAAGACGTTGCACGCGCCGGTCTATTCGTACTACTTCAGCCAGACGTCGGCGTATAACCCGCTGCCGATCCACGTCTCCGAAGTGCCCTACGTGTTCGGCGATCTGGTGCCGAACGGTCATGGCACACCAGGCGCAAGCGACGTGGCGCTGTCCGATGCCATGTCGTCGTACTGGACCAACTTCGCGAAGACCGGCAATCCGAACGGCGCAGGCTTACCCGGCTGGCCGACGTATACCGGCGCCGGTGGCACGGTGATGGGTCTCGCGACACCGTTGCAGCAGCAAGCCGAAGTCGGCACCGCGCGCTTTGCGTTTTTGAACAGCTTCCGGACACCGGGCAATCTGGGTTTTCATTTTTAA
- a CDS encoding porin encodes MKLRMLSLAGLAAGLHLGIASAQSSVTLYGILDTGIEMVTHADAAGDRIVRMPGITGSMPSRWGLRGREDLGGGLAAIFTLEDGFNPRAGDINQGGRLFGRQAWVGLSSPYGALTFGRQYTMTYWAIVDSDILGPDIYGGVGSLDAYVPNARSDNTIAYKGTFAGLTAGATWSFGRDSAGTGNSPGQGTCAGSLPGNAQACRQWSVMLRYDGDNFGVASAYDEQRGGPGAAANLFNGAAPLPLTASGDKDVRMQLNGYYKLGSFKVGAGWLGRHVETVSPAVPVVHTDIWYVTASYFVTPAAIIDGGAYRTIDSQQDTRGTIATLRGTYLLSKATAVYLQSGYLFNSAKAKYTLSQGGPGATPAAGIGQLGVMAGIRHSF; translated from the coding sequence ATGAAACTACGCATGTTGTCGTTGGCCGGGCTTGCCGCCGGTCTGCATCTGGGCATCGCCTCGGCACAAAGCAGCGTCACGCTGTACGGCATTCTGGACACAGGAATTGAGATGGTCACGCACGCCGACGCAGCAGGCGACCGGATCGTGCGCATGCCCGGCATCACCGGCTCGATGCCTTCGCGCTGGGGACTTCGCGGGAGAGAAGATCTCGGCGGCGGGCTGGCCGCGATTTTCACCCTCGAAGACGGCTTTAACCCGCGGGCCGGCGACATCAATCAGGGAGGACGGCTGTTCGGTCGTCAGGCGTGGGTCGGTCTGTCGAGCCCGTACGGTGCACTGACATTCGGGCGTCAGTACACGATGACGTACTGGGCGATCGTCGATTCCGACATTCTCGGCCCCGACATCTACGGTGGTGTCGGTTCGCTCGATGCGTACGTGCCCAACGCTCGCAGCGACAACACGATTGCGTACAAGGGTACGTTCGCGGGATTGACCGCCGGGGCGACGTGGTCGTTTGGACGCGATTCGGCGGGCACGGGCAATTCGCCGGGGCAGGGCACCTGCGCGGGTTCGTTGCCGGGCAATGCGCAGGCCTGTCGCCAGTGGTCCGTGATGCTGCGCTACGACGGCGATAACTTCGGCGTGGCGAGTGCCTATGACGAGCAGCGCGGCGGCCCCGGCGCGGCGGCCAACCTGTTCAACGGCGCTGCGCCGTTGCCGCTGACGGCGAGCGGCGACAAGGATGTGCGGATGCAACTCAACGGCTACTACAAGCTTGGCTCGTTCAAGGTCGGTGCGGGCTGGCTTGGTCGTCACGTCGAGACCGTATCGCCTGCTGTGCCGGTCGTTCATACCGACATCTGGTACGTGACTGCGAGCTACTTCGTCACGCCGGCCGCCATCATCGACGGCGGCGCGTACCGGACCATCGATTCGCAGCAGGACACGCGCGGCACGATTGCGACGCTGCGCGGCACCTATCTGCTGTCGAAAGCGACGGCGGTATATCTGCAGAGCGGCTATCTCTTCAACAGCGCCAAAGCGAAGTACACATTGAGCCAGGGCGGTCCTGGCGCGACACCGGCGGCGGGTATTGGACAACTCGGCGTAATGGCAGGCATTCGACACAGCTTCTGA
- a CDS encoding MFS transporter — MHANATSATSGEAARADTGRPTAIQIVTLVLCFLVVAADGFDVASVSYVAPLLRKMWSLTPAALGPIFGAGLFGLAVGSFVFGPLADKIGRKRVIALSLLLFGAGSLACAAAPSAGWLIVLRFLTGAGLGGAMPNAITLSSEFAPPRNRALLVTLMFCGFTLGLAFGGAVASVLIPSFGWQGVFAFGGLFPLVLAPCIWLWLPESLRFMAGKPRYAREAQRVAQRLGEAAHALLQGTHTEAGDTPRERVIGLLFSAQYRAGTALLWLAFFCTLWVYYQISSWLPLVITSAGIDPVHAARVGAMMPLGGTIGSLVNARLMDRRNPFLVLAASYAIAAVAIAAIGVSIHLPSLIYCSVFVAGYGLSGAQTAANVLVAGFYTTAARATGVSWALGVGRIGSIFGSMTGGVILAWFGRVEPAFIAFAVPVVLAGAAMVIAGRLYPRRSLDERAPAATPATSSGH, encoded by the coding sequence ATGCACGCGAACGCAACGTCGGCAACGTCGGGGGAGGCCGCGCGGGCGGACACCGGTCGGCCGACGGCTATCCAGATCGTGACACTCGTACTGTGCTTCCTCGTGGTAGCCGCCGATGGTTTCGATGTCGCGAGCGTTAGCTATGTCGCGCCGCTGCTCAGGAAGATGTGGTCGCTGACGCCGGCAGCGTTGGGGCCGATCTTTGGCGCGGGTCTGTTTGGCCTCGCGGTCGGCAGTTTCGTGTTCGGTCCGCTCGCGGACAAGATCGGACGCAAGCGCGTAATCGCGCTGTCGCTGCTGCTATTCGGTGCGGGCAGTCTCGCGTGTGCGGCTGCGCCATCGGCGGGCTGGCTGATCGTGCTGCGCTTCCTGACCGGTGCAGGACTTGGCGGCGCGATGCCGAACGCGATCACGCTGTCGTCCGAATTCGCACCGCCGCGAAACCGCGCGCTGCTCGTCACGCTGATGTTCTGCGGCTTTACGCTCGGGCTCGCGTTCGGCGGTGCGGTGGCGTCGGTGCTGATTCCGTCGTTTGGCTGGCAGGGGGTGTTCGCATTCGGCGGTCTGTTTCCGCTGGTGCTGGCGCCGTGCATCTGGCTCTGGCTGCCTGAGTCGTTGCGCTTCATGGCGGGCAAGCCACGCTACGCGCGTGAAGCACAACGGGTGGCGCAGCGTCTCGGTGAAGCGGCACATGCGCTTCTGCAAGGCACGCACACAGAGGCCGGCGATACACCTCGCGAGCGTGTCATCGGTCTGCTGTTCAGCGCGCAATATCGCGCCGGCACAGCGCTGCTATGGCTCGCGTTCTTCTGCACGCTGTGGGTCTACTACCAGATCAGTAGCTGGTTGCCGCTAGTCATCACTAGCGCCGGGATCGACCCGGTTCACGCCGCCCGCGTGGGCGCGATGATGCCGCTCGGTGGCACGATCGGCTCGCTCGTCAATGCGCGTCTGATGGACCGTCGCAATCCGTTTCTGGTGCTCGCCGCGTCGTATGCGATCGCGGCCGTGGCGATCGCTGCGATCGGCGTGTCGATCCATCTGCCGTCGCTGATCTATTGCTCGGTGTTCGTCGCCGGATATGGCCTGTCCGGCGCGCAGACCGCGGCGAACGTGCTAGTCGCCGGCTTCTACACCACGGCCGCGCGCGCCACGGGTGTGAGCTGGGCACTCGGCGTCGGCCGTATCGGATCGATCTTTGGCTCGATGACGGGCGGCGTGATTCTCGCGTGGTTCGGCCGGGTGGAGCCGGCATTCATCGCGTTCGCGGTGCCTGTCGTGCTGGCCGGCGCAGCGATGGTCATCGCCGGTCGGCTCTATCCGCGGCGCAGTCTCGATGAACGCGCGCCGGCTGCAACGCCAGCAACGTCATCGGGTCATTGA
- a CDS encoding FAD-dependent monooxygenase — protein sequence MDCDVIIVGGGPVGLYLAAALGQRGVRVELFEARDGTSRHPAANANSARTMEHFRRIGVSKRIRSLGLPTDYAPDVAYFTSITGHELARLHQPPSGEAERWAQLHAFTWPTPEPPHRCSQLYVEPVLLDAARACSTVKVHFSARVVDFVQGADSVTATVVDTIDGAEAAPRRVRGRYLVGCDGPRSFVRKTLDIRYSGVAGEKREFMGGLMDAVYFYAPDLYRVSPHAPAWQYWTFTPKQRALMIAVDGKGHFIINVQAREGESADAEAIRSRIREAIGAEVPFEIRSTSRWTAGYTLVADRFAAGNALLAGDAAHLFTPTGGLGYNTGIDDAANLAWKIELAMRGEGGERLIDSYDAERRPVALRNTAFARAFADSIGHVSVPANLLDDDAAGAASRDALGDYLQFHASFEFAIPGVHLGTRYESSPLTTPEDGVPPPDNPNLYAPCARAGHRAPHVWIADTSLYDCFGAGFTLLCTGARALTAQDQRTVDAARLTHAALSVVCTDDPQVKALYSANYVLIRPDLHIAWRGDALEEHLQIALDRVLGRNEHAADTAQSIAQRPAA from the coding sequence ATGGATTGCGATGTCATCATTGTTGGCGGAGGCCCAGTCGGTCTGTATCTCGCGGCTGCACTCGGGCAGCGCGGCGTGCGCGTCGAACTTTTCGAAGCGCGTGACGGAACCAGCCGGCATCCGGCCGCCAACGCAAATAGCGCGCGGACGATGGAGCATTTCCGGCGCATCGGCGTATCGAAGAGGATCCGCTCGCTCGGCTTGCCGACGGACTACGCCCCCGATGTCGCCTACTTCACCAGCATCACCGGTCACGAACTCGCGCGCCTGCATCAACCGCCGTCAGGCGAAGCCGAGCGTTGGGCGCAATTGCACGCGTTCACGTGGCCGACGCCCGAGCCGCCGCATCGCTGCTCGCAACTGTATGTCGAGCCTGTACTGCTGGATGCGGCGCGCGCCTGTTCGACGGTGAAGGTGCATTTCAGCGCACGCGTCGTCGACTTCGTACAAGGCGCCGATTCGGTGACGGCGACCGTGGTCGACACCATCGACGGCGCCGAAGCCGCTCCGCGTCGGGTACGCGGCCGCTATCTGGTGGGCTGCGACGGTCCGCGCAGCTTCGTGCGCAAGACGCTGGACATCCGCTATAGCGGCGTCGCCGGTGAGAAGCGCGAGTTCATGGGCGGCCTGATGGACGCCGTCTACTTTTATGCCCCCGATCTGTATCGCGTGTCGCCGCATGCGCCGGCATGGCAGTACTGGACTTTCACGCCGAAGCAGCGTGCGCTGATGATCGCCGTCGACGGCAAAGGTCATTTCATCATCAACGTTCAGGCGCGCGAGGGCGAGAGTGCCGATGCCGAGGCGATTCGCTCGCGCATTCGCGAGGCGATCGGCGCGGAAGTGCCGTTCGAGATCCGCAGCACGTCGCGCTGGACCGCGGGCTATACGCTGGTTGCCGATCGATTCGCAGCGGGCAATGCGTTGCTCGCGGGCGATGCTGCGCACCTGTTCACGCCGACGGGCGGCCTCGGCTACAACACCGGCATCGACGACGCGGCGAATCTCGCGTGGAAAATCGAGCTTGCGATGCGCGGCGAAGGCGGCGAAAGGTTGATCGACAGTTATGACGCGGAGCGCCGGCCAGTCGCGTTGCGCAATACTGCATTTGCACGCGCGTTCGCCGACAGTATCGGCCACGTGTCGGTGCCGGCAAACCTGCTCGATGACGACGCCGCCGGCGCTGCATCGCGCGATGCACTGGGCGACTATCTGCAGTTTCATGCGAGCTTCGAGTTCGCGATTCCCGGTGTCCACCTCGGCACGCGCTACGAAAGCTCGCCACTGACGACACCCGAAGACGGCGTGCCGCCTCCCGACAATCCGAATCTGTACGCGCCCTGCGCGCGTGCCGGACATCGCGCGCCGCATGTGTGGATCGCCGACACGTCGCTTTACGACTGTTTCGGCGCCGGCTTCACGTTGCTGTGCACGGGCGCGCGCGCGCTGACGGCACAGGATCAGCGCACGGTCGATGCCGCGCGCCTGACGCATGCCGCGCTGAGCGTCGTGTGCACCGACGATCCGCAGGTGAAGGCGCTCTATAGCGCGAATTACGTGCTGATCAGGCCCGACCTGCATATCGCATGGCGCGGCGACGCGCTCGAAGAACATCTGCAAATCGCCCTGGATCGTGTGCTCGGTCGTAACGAACACGCGGCTGACACCGCACAGTCGATCGCGCAACGACCCGCGGCCTGA
- a CDS encoding LysR substrate-binding domain-containing protein, with the protein MMTTRDLNFLFVLQALGKERSVSRAAQRLGITQPAVSHALGKLRTTFQDDLFVRAGSEMAPTQIGERLIEGVDRVLAVVEEEIWSNVAFDPATTRRTFSVCLSDMGVIVLLPRLLAAIKQQAPLATLKPIQLPSLELAGALQDGKIDLAIGYLGRLGDSLHQQPLFERSLVGIVRGGKSRRRVSLTLQQFVEAEHVVSGTLAITNQLLEKELRRHGARLHVGVEVPYLLAVPSLVATSDLIAAVPDELAELFSKMADVDVFQLPISLPDLTVQQFWHARRHNDAGHRWFRSLVAQTLRQEKKRPAHSR; encoded by the coding sequence ATGATGACGACCCGCGACCTTAACTTCCTTTTTGTGCTTCAGGCGCTGGGCAAGGAGCGCAGCGTGTCGCGCGCCGCGCAGCGGCTTGGCATTACGCAACCTGCTGTGAGTCACGCACTGGGGAAACTACGGACGACGTTCCAGGACGATCTGTTCGTCCGCGCCGGCAGCGAAATGGCGCCGACGCAGATCGGCGAACGTTTGATCGAGGGCGTGGACCGTGTGCTGGCCGTGGTGGAGGAAGAGATCTGGAGCAACGTCGCATTCGATCCAGCGACGACGCGTCGGACGTTCTCCGTCTGTCTCAGCGACATGGGTGTGATCGTGTTGCTGCCACGGCTGCTCGCCGCGATCAAGCAACAGGCGCCGCTCGCGACGCTCAAGCCGATCCAGTTGCCATCGCTCGAACTGGCGGGCGCCTTGCAGGACGGCAAGATCGATCTGGCGATCGGCTACCTCGGCAGGCTGGGCGATAGCCTGCATCAGCAACCGTTGTTCGAGCGGTCGCTGGTCGGCATCGTGCGCGGTGGCAAGTCGCGGCGGCGCGTATCGTTGACGCTCCAGCAGTTCGTCGAAGCGGAGCATGTCGTCTCGGGCACGCTCGCGATCACGAACCAGTTGCTGGAGAAGGAATTACGCCGGCATGGCGCGCGGCTACACGTCGGTGTTGAGGTACCGTATCTGCTGGCGGTGCCGAGTCTTGTCGCGACGTCCGATCTGATTGCCGCGGTTCCGGACGAACTCGCGGAATTGTTCTCCAAAATGGCCGACGTCGACGTGTTCCAGTTGCCGATCAGCTTGCCCGACCTGACCGTGCAGCAATTCTGGCACGCACGACGACACAACGATGCGGGCCATCGATGGTTCAGGTCGCTGGTCGCGCAGACCTTGCGACAGGAGAAGAAGCGGCCCGCGCATTCGCGATGA
- a CDS encoding UDP-N-acetylglucosamine 1-carboxyvinyltransferase, with protein MSNLIVHGGAPLRGEITPSANKNAVLPILCATLLTDQPVRLIGVPDITDVRKILDIFRTLGSAVSVDFSSGILDLHHSATTFDPATHRLPEEMRSSIMLVPPLLARFGVARLESDVKGCTLGVREIDPHVEVFERFGARVERTGDSLLVHNEQRMAANDHWLDYASVTTTENFALCAAAAEGTSTLVNAASEPHVQEFCRFLAMLGVGIEGIGTSRLSVTGGGQFGGGEFRFSEDFHEIATFLALGAITGGDIVVKNSAPEQFPLIDRTFAKFGVTVEHRDGWSRALSNGPLRVRRPFTQNILTKVEAAPWPYLPVDLLPIFVALGVKAEGSAMFWNKVYDGAMGWTSELSKFGAHVFLSDPHRLITFGGLALSPARVESPYIIRVAIALLMVAASIEGRSEIMNALPIRRAHPRFVENLRSIGANVEWTSSE; from the coding sequence ATGTCCAATCTGATCGTCCACGGCGGCGCCCCGCTACGCGGGGAAATCACGCCATCCGCCAACAAGAACGCTGTCCTGCCGATCCTTTGCGCCACGCTGCTCACCGATCAACCTGTGCGCCTGATCGGCGTACCCGATATCACCGATGTCAGAAAGATTCTCGACATCTTCCGCACGCTCGGCAGCGCGGTATCGGTGGATTTTTCGAGCGGCATACTCGACCTGCATCACAGCGCGACCACCTTCGATCCGGCAACACACAGGCTGCCCGAAGAGATGCGCTCATCGATCATGCTGGTACCGCCACTGCTCGCGCGTTTCGGTGTAGCGCGGCTCGAAAGCGACGTGAAGGGCTGCACGCTCGGCGTGCGCGAGATCGACCCGCACGTCGAAGTGTTCGAACGATTCGGCGCGCGGGTGGAACGCACCGGTGATTCATTGCTCGTGCATAACGAACAGCGCATGGCAGCCAACGATCACTGGCTGGACTACGCATCGGTTACCACGACCGAAAACTTCGCACTGTGCGCGGCAGCCGCCGAAGGAACGTCGACGCTCGTCAACGCGGCATCGGAACCTCACGTGCAGGAGTTCTGCCGCTTTCTCGCCATGCTTGGCGTCGGCATTGAAGGCATCGGGACGTCGCGGCTCAGCGTGACGGGCGGTGGACAGTTCGGCGGCGGCGAATTCCGCTTCAGCGAGGACTTCCATGAGATCGCCACGTTTCTCGCGCTCGGTGCGATCACCGGCGGCGATATCGTGGTCAAAAACTCCGCCCCCGAGCAGTTCCCGCTGATCGATAGAACATTCGCGAAGTTCGGTGTCACCGTCGAGCACCGGGACGGCTGGTCGCGTGCGCTGAGCAACGGTCCGCTGCGGGTACGCCGACCGTTCACGCAGAATATTCTCACCAAGGTCGAGGCGGCGCCGTGGCCTTATCTACCGGTCGACCTGCTGCCGATCTTCGTCGCGCTCGGCGTGAAGGCCGAAGGCAGCGCGATGTTCTGGAACAAGGTCTACGACGGAGCAATGGGCTGGACCAGCGAACTGTCGAAGTTCGGTGCGCACGTGTTTCTATCTGATCCGCATCGGCTGATCACGTTCGGCGGCCTTGCTTTGAGCCCGGCGCGCGTGGAGAGCCCGTACATTATTCGCGTGGCGATTGCATTGCTGATGGTCGCGGCAAGTATCGAAGGACGCTCCGAGATCATGAATGCGCTGCCGATCCGGCGCGCGCATCCGCGTTTTGTCGAGAACCTGCGCTCGATCGGCGCAAATGTCGAATGGACTAGCAGCGAGTGA
- a CDS encoding MBL fold metallo-hydrolase, translating into MLRNVVGKVGNIEICRILDSYLLGETMQSWFPDFNREAVRAHEHWLCPTHYNPESGHFAMPVHSWLLRVGSYNVLIDTCMGNHKSRPGIGEMHMLENRYLERMADCGVSPEDIDFVLCTHLHVDHVGWNTRLANGRWVPTFPNAKYVISRTEFEAAKEEAANPGSPPFLKAVFEDSIFPIVEAGNAYFVDDVQEFVDCLTLRPAPGHSPGHVRIELNSQGERGVFSGDIMHSPVQVPFWNWSSRVCWDKAMSAKSRRELLEFCASENVLLLPAHFETPYVGRIKRSGESFAIDFGW; encoded by the coding sequence ATGCTAAGGAACGTAGTCGGTAAGGTCGGCAACATCGAGATCTGTCGAATTCTCGACAGTTATCTGCTTGGCGAAACCATGCAGTCATGGTTCCCGGACTTCAATCGCGAGGCAGTCAGGGCTCACGAACACTGGCTATGTCCGACGCACTACAACCCGGAGAGCGGTCACTTTGCCATGCCGGTGCATAGCTGGCTGCTCAGGGTGGGAAGCTATAACGTCCTGATCGACACGTGTATGGGAAACCACAAGTCGCGGCCTGGCATTGGGGAAATGCACATGCTCGAGAATCGCTATCTCGAGCGCATGGCGGATTGCGGTGTGAGCCCGGAAGATATCGATTTTGTGCTCTGTACGCATCTGCACGTGGATCACGTCGGCTGGAACACGCGGCTCGCCAACGGTCGTTGGGTACCCACGTTTCCAAACGCGAAGTACGTCATTTCCCGGACCGAGTTCGAGGCTGCAAAAGAAGAAGCCGCTAATCCAGGCAGTCCCCCGTTTCTCAAAGCGGTATTCGAGGATTCAATCTTCCCGATTGTCGAAGCGGGCAACGCTTACTTTGTCGACGATGTGCAGGAGTTTGTCGACTGCCTCACCTTACGTCCCGCGCCAGGTCACTCGCCTGGCCACGTGCGCATCGAGTTGAACTCTCAAGGCGAACGCGGCGTGTTCTCCGGCGACATCATGCATTCGCCGGTGCAGGTGCCGTTCTGGAACTGGAGCAGCAGAGTGTGCTGGGACAAGGCAATGTCGGCGAAATCGCGTCGCGAGCTGCTGGAGTTCTGTGCGTCCGAGAATGTGTTGCTGCTGCCGGCGCACTTTGAAACGCCCTATGTTGGGCGGATCAAACGCTCCGGGGAATCGTTTGCGATCGATTTTGGGTGGTGA
- the shiA gene encoding shikimate transporter encodes MPIAAGPQPTTDTASASTAGTRTRNEARKAALGSFVGAVVDWYDFLLYGIVAALVFNTEFFPKVSPAMGTLAAFATFGVGFLFRPLGGFIFGHYGDRLGRKRMLVVTVAMMGLSTAAIGLLPSFASIGWWAPVLLVTLRAIQGFAVGGEWGGAALMAVESAPERNKAFYSSGVQVGYGVGLVLSTGLVSLISRSMDNASFIAWGWRLPFLFSVLLVLVALWIRSSMAESREFVEKVGEHGERRLRAPIVEALLRHPKAFLLIIALRLAELFTMYIVTAFALNYSTANLGMRREFFLGIGLLVGALSCVTIPCFAWLADRFGRRRIYMLGATLGVLGAVPFFVALDARSTVWIVVFAVLLANVAHDMVVSVQQPMFTELFGTEYRYSGAGVGYQVASVVGGGFTPFIAVALVNMAGGSWHPVAAYLGGGCLISLLVAARMKTGRT; translated from the coding sequence ATGCCCATCGCAGCTGGCCCTCAGCCTACGACAGACACCGCATCGGCAAGCACGGCCGGCACGCGCACTCGCAACGAGGCGCGCAAGGCTGCGCTCGGCAGCTTTGTCGGCGCGGTCGTCGACTGGTATGACTTCCTGCTGTACGGCATCGTTGCCGCGCTCGTGTTCAATACCGAGTTTTTCCCGAAGGTCAGCCCCGCGATGGGCACGCTTGCCGCATTCGCGACGTTCGGTGTCGGTTTTCTGTTTCGTCCGCTAGGCGGCTTCATCTTCGGTCACTATGGCGACCGGCTCGGCCGCAAGCGCATGCTGGTGGTGACGGTCGCGATGATGGGCCTGTCTACCGCCGCGATTGGGCTGTTACCGTCGTTTGCGAGCATCGGCTGGTGGGCGCCTGTGCTGCTCGTGACGCTGCGCGCGATCCAGGGCTTTGCCGTTGGCGGCGAATGGGGCGGCGCGGCGCTGATGGCCGTCGAAAGCGCGCCCGAGCGCAACAAGGCGTTTTACAGCAGCGGCGTGCAGGTCGGTTACGGCGTAGGGCTCGTGCTATCCACCGGCCTTGTGTCGTTGATCAGCCGGTCGATGGACAACGCGTCGTTTATCGCGTGGGGCTGGCGCCTGCCGTTCCTGTTCAGCGTGCTGCTCGTGCTGGTCGCACTATGGATCCGCTCGAGCATGGCGGAGTCGCGCGAGTTCGTCGAGAAGGTCGGCGAGCACGGTGAACGACGGCTGCGCGCGCCGATCGTCGAAGCGCTGCTGCGTCATCCAAAGGCGTTCCTGCTGATCATTGCGCTGCGTCTCGCGGAGCTGTTCACGATGTATATCGTCACCGCGTTCGCGCTGAACTATTCGACGGCGAATCTCGGCATGCGGCGCGAGTTCTTTCTTGGCATCGGACTGCTGGTAGGCGCGCTCAGTTGTGTGACGATTCCGTGTTTTGCGTGGCTCGCGGACCGGTTCGGCCGCCGCCGCATCTATATGCTCGGCGCGACGCTCGGTGTGCTCGGCGCGGTGCCGTTCTTCGTCGCGCTCGATGCGCGCTCGACGGTCTGGATCGTCGTGTTTGCCGTGCTGCTGGCGAACGTCGCACACGATATGGTCGTGAGCGTGCAGCAACCGATGTTCACCGAACTGTTCGGCACCGAGTATCGCTATAGCGGCGCGGGCGTCGGTTATCAGGTGGCGAGCGTGGTGGGCGGCGGATTTACGCCGTTTATCGCGGTCGCGCTAGTGAATATGGCAGGCGGATCGTGGCATCCGGTTGCGGCCTATCTTGGCGGGGGCTGTCTGATCTCGCTGCTTGTCGCGGCTCGGATGAAGACCGGGCGTACATAG